One window from the genome of Streptococcus parasanguinis encodes:
- the recJ gene encoding single-stranded-DNA-specific exonuclease RecJ, protein MITSKYDWQLASPSADEAFLALAKKAGLEASVATLLYERGIQTKEDLEDFLEPKLEKLHDPYLLHDMDKAVERIRRAIEDYEQILIYGDYDADGMTSASIMKETLEQMGAEVQVYLPNRFTDGYGPNESVYKYFIEQQGISLIVTVDNGVAGNQAIAMAQAMGVDVIVTDHHSMPEVLPDAYAIIHPEHPDADYPFHYLAGCGVAFKLACALLEEVPVDLLDLVAIGTIADMVSLTDENRILVKYGLGVLQHTQRMGLQELLEIAGIRPEDVNEETVGFQIAPRLNALGRLDDPNPAIELLTGFDDEEAHEIALMIHQKNEERKEIVQSIYDEAKTMVDPSLSAQVLAKEGWNPGVLGIVAGRLLEELHQPVVVLSIEDGRAKGSARSPESVNIFDALDPHRSLFVAFGGHAGAAGMTLDVDQLPALSQALTDYIAEQEIDLSSKSSLAIDEELHLTELTLETLKSFDRLSPFGIDNKKPVFLVRNFKVEGARSMGAGNTHLKLKISQEDATFEVVAFGLGSLEAEFAQAQDLELAVQLSVNQWNGQTTLQLMLVDARVDGVQLFNIRSKNVSLPAGVPVLDFTKELPDLSGASAVVVGNIPENLEELRKIFQEHDFQAVYFKNEIAKAYYLTGYGSRDQYAKLYKTIYQYPEFDVRYKLKDLAAYLKIQQILLVKMIQIFQELGFVTIENGIMKVNKEAEKREIAESSIYQNLRQTVKEQELMALGTVREIYDYLTGQAS, encoded by the coding sequence ATGATCACTTCAAAATACGATTGGCAGTTAGCTTCGCCAAGTGCAGATGAGGCCTTTTTAGCCCTTGCCAAAAAAGCAGGCCTGGAAGCGTCCGTAGCAACCTTGCTGTATGAGCGTGGCATTCAGACCAAAGAGGATTTAGAAGACTTTTTAGAACCCAAGCTGGAGAAGCTACACGACCCTTATTTGCTCCATGATATGGACAAGGCAGTGGAGCGCATCCGACGGGCCATCGAAGATTATGAGCAGATCCTCATCTACGGAGACTATGACGCGGACGGGATGACCTCGGCCTCTATTATGAAGGAAACCTTGGAGCAGATGGGTGCAGAGGTGCAAGTCTACTTACCTAACCGCTTTACAGACGGCTACGGTCCCAATGAGAGTGTCTACAAATACTTTATCGAGCAGCAAGGCATTTCCCTGATTGTCACGGTGGACAATGGGGTCGCGGGCAATCAAGCCATTGCCATGGCCCAAGCGATGGGAGTCGATGTTATCGTGACCGACCACCACTCTATGCCAGAGGTTTTACCGGATGCATATGCGATCATTCATCCAGAGCATCCAGATGCGGATTATCCCTTCCATTATCTAGCAGGATGTGGTGTGGCCTTTAAGTTGGCCTGTGCCCTCTTAGAGGAAGTACCAGTCGATCTCTTAGACTTGGTAGCAATTGGGACCATTGCTGACATGGTCAGCCTGACAGATGAGAATCGGATCCTGGTCAAATACGGTCTGGGTGTTCTCCAACATACCCAGCGCATGGGCTTGCAGGAGCTCTTGGAGATCGCAGGGATTCGTCCGGAGGATGTCAATGAAGAAACGGTTGGTTTTCAGATTGCTCCTCGTCTCAATGCCCTTGGCCGCCTCGATGATCCCAATCCGGCCATTGAACTACTGACTGGCTTTGACGATGAAGAGGCGCACGAGATTGCCCTCATGATTCATCAAAAGAATGAAGAACGTAAAGAAATTGTCCAAAGCATCTATGACGAAGCTAAAACTATGGTCGATCCGAGCTTGTCCGCCCAAGTCTTGGCCAAGGAAGGCTGGAATCCAGGGGTCCTTGGTATTGTAGCTGGCCGTCTATTAGAAGAGCTTCATCAGCCAGTAGTTGTTTTAAGCATCGAAGATGGGCGTGCTAAAGGAAGCGCTCGGAGTCCTGAGTCGGTCAATATCTTTGATGCCCTCGATCCCCACCGGTCGCTCTTTGTCGCCTTTGGCGGGCATGCCGGTGCAGCAGGGATGACCTTAGATGTGGACCAACTCCCTGCCTTGTCTCAGGCCCTTACGGATTACATTGCAGAACAAGAGATTGATCTCAGCAGCAAGTCTAGCTTAGCCATCGACGAGGAACTGCATCTAACAGAGCTAACGCTTGAAACCTTGAAAAGCTTTGATCGCTTGAGTCCTTTTGGCATTGACAATAAAAAACCAGTCTTTCTGGTCCGTAATTTCAAGGTAGAAGGGGCACGCTCGATGGGAGCTGGCAATACCCACTTGAAACTCAAGATCTCTCAAGAAGATGCTACCTTTGAGGTGGTCGCCTTTGGCTTGGGAAGTTTAGAGGCAGAGTTTGCGCAAGCGCAAGACCTAGAGCTAGCCGTGCAGTTGTCGGTCAACCAATGGAATGGCCAAACAACCCTTCAGCTCATGTTGGTTGATGCGCGTGTGGACGGCGTGCAGCTCTTTAATATCCGCTCTAAAAATGTCAGCCTCCCCGCAGGTGTTCCCGTTCTGGATTTTACTAAAGAATTGCCAGATCTATCTGGGGCATCTGCTGTAGTGGTTGGAAATATCCCTGAGAATTTAGAGGAATTACGGAAAATTTTCCAAGAGCATGATTTCCAGGCTGTCTATTTCAAAAATGAGATCGCCAAAGCCTACTATCTGACAGGATACGGTAGCAGGGACCAGTATGCCAAACTCTATAAAACCATCTACCAGTACCCAGAGTTTGATGTCCGCTATAAACTCAAAGACCTAGCAGCCTATCTCAAAATCCAGCAGATCCTCCTGGTCAAAATGATTCAGATCTTCCAAGAGCTGGGCTTTGTGACCATTGAAAATGGCATCATGAAGGTCAATAAAGAAGCAGAAAA